The Geomonas ferrireducens genome includes a window with the following:
- a CDS encoding class I SAM-dependent methyltransferase, with translation MTRAATSVMRYARFFTLAGVRRVLDYGAGLLRNSIYLAEHGFQVYAADLPDQIKALSLHPGAARLAGLLSVRELPQTALGVDLVLSTYVFNIIATREKRGEYLENVVRNLKPGGFFLIEVNRNSEETPCTSVLRHYPDCDGRGKSYRSDDLDRLLGPLNFHRICHYYSSHALAAVYRHR, from the coding sequence ATGACCAGAGCCGCCACCAGCGTGATGCGCTACGCGCGATTCTTCACCCTCGCCGGGGTCAGGAGGGTCCTCGATTACGGCGCGGGGCTGTTGCGTAACTCCATTTACCTCGCGGAGCATGGGTTCCAGGTGTACGCCGCGGACCTCCCGGACCAGATCAAGGCGCTCTCTCTGCATCCCGGGGCAGCCAGGCTCGCAGGGCTTCTGTCCGTCAGGGAACTGCCGCAGACGGCACTCGGCGTGGATCTTGTGCTCTCGACCTACGTCTTCAACATCATCGCGACCCGAGAGAAGAGGGGAGAGTACCTGGAGAACGTGGTGCGCAACCTGAAACCAGGCGGGTTTTTCCTTATCGAGGTCAACAGAAATAGCGAAGAAACGCCCTGCACGTCGGTGCTGCGCCATTATCCCGACTGCGACGGCCGGGGAAAAAGCTACCGCAGCGACGACCTCGACCGGTTGCTCGGTCCTCTCAATTTCCACAGGATCTGTCATTACTACAGCAGTCATGCCCTTGCCGCAGTATATCGGCACCGATGA
- a CDS encoding ribbon-helix-helix protein, CopG family → MRKKKETPKKGTPVLKNVVSLRVSDQEKRLLERLTRATSLNVSDLVREAIGFWLAKGRGRSGTANRGSRPSLVLAGN, encoded by the coding sequence ATGAGAAAGAAGAAGGAGACCCCGAAAAAGGGTACGCCGGTCCTCAAAAACGTGGTATCGCTCAGGGTGAGCGACCAGGAGAAACGCCTACTGGAGCGACTTACCAGGGCCACGTCGCTGAACGTGTCCGACCTCGTGCGCGAGGCGATAGGTTTCTGGCTCGCCAAGGGACGCGGGCGCTCCGGTACGGCGAACAGGGGATCGCGCCCGTCCCTGGTGCTCGCCGGGAATTAG
- a CDS encoding RHS repeat domain-containing protein: MTKYLFYVVVVALMYLPHETSAATTLPYDYDANGNMIRGEGKYYEYNDVNQLVKIRQGDANGPVMAEYFYDYNGQRVKKVENGVTTYYIGKHYETQVSDFGKTRTDASYYFANGERVAKKDQSGTLSYYHSDHLGGTNAMTNTSGNLVERTKYYPFGEIREGGSEKYSYTGKEKDKLTDWYYYEARFYNPQIKHFTQVDNIEPNYYKPQDLNKFSYVVNNAVANIDPDGHSFMGFASELAQGGLKFAGIFVNAGMASVSFVEGDYADSLSNTIESIDSFNESTKHFSAAVLNGVRNKDIKSDDIEDTALFATAGWKKAKVANNLYSIKGLLNKSSYKSLSYLKDYKSLGKNINKSFLYVKNTKQYYSLLKQYIESEKYANKQRRK; the protein is encoded by the coding sequence ATGACGAAATACCTTTTCTATGTCGTGGTTGTAGCACTCATGTATTTGCCGCATGAAACCAGCGCTGCCACAACTCTGCCGTATGACTATGACGCCAACGGCAACATGATTCGCGGCGAAGGGAAGTACTATGAGTACAATGACGTGAACCAACTTGTGAAGATACGGCAGGGAGATGCCAATGGGCCGGTGATGGCCGAATATTTTTACGATTACAACGGTCAGCGGGTTAAGAAGGTCGAAAATGGCGTAACCACCTATTACATCGGCAAGCATTACGAGACGCAGGTATCCGATTTCGGCAAAACTAGAACTGACGCAAGCTATTACTTTGCCAATGGTGAACGGGTGGCGAAGAAAGACCAGTCAGGGACGCTTTCCTACTACCATTCCGATCATCTGGGCGGCACCAATGCCATGACCAATACCAGCGGGAATCTCGTAGAGCGAACCAAGTATTATCCCTTTGGCGAAATACGGGAGGGGGGAAGTGAGAAATATTCGTATACCGGCAAGGAAAAGGATAAACTGACGGATTGGTATTACTATGAGGCAAGGTTCTACAATCCGCAGATCAAGCATTTTACGCAGGTCGACAATATAGAACCAAACTATTACAAGCCACAAGATTTAAACAAATTTTCATATGTTGTAAATAACGCAGTGGCAAATATTGACCCCGACGGCCATAGCTTTATGGGGTTTGCATCAGAATTAGCACAGGGAGGATTAAAATTTGCGGGGATTTTTGTTAACGCAGGCATGGCTAGTGTATCCTTCGTTGAAGGAGACTATGCTGATTCTTTGTCTAACACGATAGAATCAATTGATTCATTCAATGAATCAACAAAGCACTTTTCAGCAGCAGTACTAAATGGTGTAAGAAATAAGGATATTAAATCTGATGACATTGAAGATACCGCTTTATTTGCAACTGCAGGATGGAAAAAAGCCAAAGTTGCCAATAATTTATATTCAATAAAAGGACTATTAAATAAATCGTCATACAAATCTTTATCATACCTTAAAGATTATAAAAGTTTAGGTAAAAACATAAATAAGTCATTTTTATATGTAAAGAATACAAAGCAGTACTATTCACTGTTAAAACAATATATTGAATCAGAAAAATACGCAAACAAACAAAGGCGGAAATAA
- a CDS encoding response regulator has product MAIKDVRILIVDDELFFRQVLRSLLEQIGFTVVGEAATGDEALQQYKALRPHIVIMDIYMPDKNGIDATKELVATDPNARVLVASASDFDSDIQAALDAGAKGNLMKPFVPKEIYETIRKVLTGK; this is encoded by the coding sequence ATGGCTATAAAGGACGTCAGGATACTTATCGTGGACGACGAGCTTTTTTTTCGTCAGGTGCTGCGCTCCTTGCTGGAGCAGATCGGCTTCACCGTGGTCGGAGAAGCGGCGACCGGTGACGAGGCGCTGCAGCAGTACAAAGCCCTGCGGCCGCACATCGTGATCATGGACATCTACATGCCCGACAAAAACGGCATCGATGCCACCAAGGAACTGGTCGCCACAGATCCCAACGCCCGTGTGCTCGTCGCCAGCGCCTCCGACTTCGACAGCGATATCCAGGCCGCCCTGGACGCCGGAGCGAAGGGGAACCTGATGAAGCCCTTCGTCCCCAAGGAGATCTACGAAACGATCCGCAAGGTGCTCACCGGAAAGTAG
- a CDS encoding zinc ribbon domain-containing protein YjdM yields the protein MTTLPKCPSCSSAYTYEDGALYVCPECGNEWPQAEAESAETDSVVRDAFGNVLQDGDSVTVIKDLKIKGSSSVVKVGTKVRNIRLVDGDHDIDCKIDGIGAMQLKSEYVKKA from the coding sequence ATGACAACCCTGCCCAAATGTCCCTCTTGCAGTTCCGCATACACCTATGAAGACGGCGCGCTCTACGTTTGCCCCGAGTGCGGCAACGAATGGCCCCAGGCCGAGGCCGAGAGCGCGGAAACCGACAGCGTGGTCCGTGACGCCTTCGGTAATGTGCTCCAGGACGGCGACTCGGTCACCGTGATCAAGGACCTGAAGATCAAGGGCTCCTCCTCCGTGGTTAAGGTCGGCACCAAGGTGCGCAACATCCGTCTCGTCGACGGCGACCACGACATAGACTGCAAGATCGACGGCATCGGCGCCATGCAGTTGAAGTCCGAGTACGTGAAGAAGGCTTGA